A DNA window from Fibrobacter sp. UWR3 contains the following coding sequences:
- a CDS encoding DUF4198 domain-containing protein, with the protein MQKDFSTFGLGLIALTTAAMLSACSDSDKTAGGGPSGTEAGNAITAQITVAGQPAAFARVKLSESESLDASESEFAEADSNGKIVFENVAEGTYTLEAKLDNKALQKEVSVEGDDVDLGKESLEETVSIEGSVGKGMEGTVKVRGMSHSAKVTDGKFSMDSLPAGPISLVFIPNEKGADTSSTYMKVVAGESSTASTFAEESRALLLDDFQDSNYQNRFMPARTYDGGWWYFAYSKENVTPEFITDTVQHRFELAVEEDGNIAAHVAATFGETIKDSTGEAIWPWATVGIELGKSNKALCNDISSVDSIAFRVKGEGAIVFGLVDETQKKEDQLIAQYEITLGEDWARFSVPLAEIIDPRFSYTCVNQLVWRFKPNNEEKTVIFWLDDIELTGGKRLSIWKR; encoded by the coding sequence GTGCAGAAAGATTTTTCCACATTCGGCCTGGGACTCATCGCGCTAACAACAGCGGCGATGCTTTCTGCATGTTCCGATAGCGACAAAACCGCAGGCGGAGGCCCGAGCGGCACCGAGGCAGGTAACGCCATCACAGCGCAGATTACCGTTGCGGGCCAGCCGGCCGCATTCGCACGCGTAAAACTCAGCGAAAGCGAAAGCCTTGACGCAAGCGAGAGCGAATTCGCCGAAGCGGATTCCAACGGCAAGATCGTCTTCGAGAACGTGGCCGAAGGCACATACACGCTGGAAGCGAAACTCGACAACAAGGCTCTCCAGAAGGAAGTTTCCGTCGAGGGCGACGACGTGGACCTGGGCAAGGAATCCCTCGAAGAGACGGTTTCCATCGAAGGTTCCGTGGGCAAGGGCATGGAAGGCACGGTGAAGGTCCGCGGCATGTCGCATTCGGCAAAAGTTACGGACGGCAAGTTCTCCATGGACTCCCTGCCCGCAGGGCCCATCAGCCTGGTGTTCATCCCGAACGAGAAGGGCGCCGACACGAGCAGCACCTACATGAAGGTTGTCGCGGGCGAAAGTTCCACCGCGAGCACGTTCGCCGAAGAAAGTCGCGCACTACTGCTTGACGACTTCCAGGATTCCAACTACCAGAACCGATTCATGCCCGCACGCACCTACGATGGCGGCTGGTGGTATTTCGCCTATTCCAAAGAAAACGTGACCCCAGAATTCATCACCGACACAGTCCAGCACAGGTTCGAACTCGCGGTCGAAGAAGACGGGAACATCGCGGCCCACGTGGCGGCGACATTCGGCGAGACCATCAAGGATTCTACCGGCGAAGCCATCTGGCCCTGGGCAACGGTCGGCATTGAGCTCGGCAAGAGCAACAAGGCTCTGTGCAACGACATTTCTTCCGTGGATTCCATCGCGTTCCGAGTGAAAGGCGAAGGCGCCATCGTTTTCGGCCTCGTAGACGAGACGCAGAAGAAAGAGGACCAGCTCATCGCGCAGTACGAAATCACGCTCGGCGAGGACTGGGCCCGCTTCAGCGTGCCCCTGGCAGAAATCATCGACCCGCGTTTCTCGTACACCTGCGTGAACCAGCTCGTGTGGAGATTCAAGCCCAACAACGAAGAAAAGACCGTCATCTTCTGGCTTGACGACATCGAGCTTACCGGCGGCAAGCGTCTGAGCATCTGGAAGCGGTAA
- a CDS encoding tRNA (guanosine(46)-N(7))-methyltransferase TrmB, with amino-acid sequence MSGARAVTTNQPDIYDKLEEVVRKYASTEYLRPIADHTRIAFAEAEKFVLNFYEQKIPTLVAMRTKQQVVKCCPPACAGMTNQGTGGNEGGAVRGTYKVILDSGCGTGESTLNIAIANPDVPVIGIDKSAARLTKAGGAGLNGAAGLNCAAPRNAFLVRAELLDFWRLALGKVKAGQWHIPYHALYYPNPWPKQSEATRRFHLHPIFPTLLQLGDTLELRTNWELYAREFAEAARVATPDCSIAREPFDPERPITAFERKYKEARQQLWRVTINHV; translated from the coding sequence ATGTCCGGGGCTCGCGCAGTCACCACAAACCAACCCGATATATACGACAAACTCGAAGAGGTCGTGCGCAAGTACGCATCGACCGAATACCTGCGCCCTATCGCGGACCATACGCGCATTGCGTTTGCGGAAGCGGAAAAGTTTGTTTTAAACTTTTATGAGCAAAAGATCCCCACCTTGGTGGCCATGCGCACTAAACAACAAGTTGTTAAGTGCTGTCCGCCCGCCTGCGCGGGGATGACAAATCAGGGTACAGGGGGCAACGAAGGCGGTGCCGTCCGCGGCACATACAAAGTAATTCTAGATTCGGGATGCGGCACAGGCGAAAGCACGCTAAACATCGCGATAGCAAACCCGGACGTTCCCGTAATCGGCATCGACAAGTCGGCAGCACGCCTCACGAAGGCGGGAGGCGCGGGTTTAAACGGCGCTGCAGGTTTAAACTGCGCCGCCCCGCGAAACGCATTCCTCGTGCGCGCGGAACTGCTCGACTTCTGGCGTCTCGCCCTCGGGAAGGTCAAGGCGGGACAGTGGCACATTCCCTACCACGCGCTCTACTACCCGAACCCCTGGCCCAAGCAGAGCGAAGCCACCCGCAGGTTCCACCTGCACCCGATTTTCCCGACGCTCCTGCAACTCGGAGATACGCTCGAACTGCGCACCAACTGGGAATTATACGCGAGGGAATTCGCGGAGGCGGCACGCGTTGCCACGCCCGATTGTTCAATCGCCCGCGAGCCTTTTGACCCCGAGCGACCCATCACCGCATTCGAGCGCAAATACAAGGAAGCCCGCCAGCAACTGTGGCGGGTTACCATCAATCACGTGTAG